One region of Cobetia sp. cqz5-12 genomic DNA includes:
- a CDS encoding TRAP transporter large permease yields the protein MEWYTSLGLAIALLMGLFALGIPVFAAFLTINVLGTLWLMGTAGFGMFANSVYDSMTSETLTTIALFVLMGELLFRSGSIDVIFDSLDALMGRMKGRLYFFVVALSTLFGALSGSALAVTAMLSRSALPTMQERGYDDRLSIGLILGGASLAPIIPPSLLVIIIGSMVDVSIARLLIAGILPGILLAALFILYVKVRITMDPRRAPPVDESGGGTAQEKRRAVINMLPFTIIIFAVLGLILLGIATPSESAATGVLGSLLVAAYYRKFSFKMAGEAVMSSLKVSTMIILILACSKLFSQLLSFTGATSGLVSSVTGLDLDPVWMLLILMLIPLIACMFIDQIAFMMVVIPIYAPLVKLYGFDPVWFWTLFLINISVGSLTPPFGYNLFAVKGAAPATPMQTIYAAAWPIVICFLFAMLMLYWAPWLTTFLPSLI from the coding sequence ATGGAATGGTATACCTCTCTGGGCCTGGCCATCGCCTTGCTGATGGGCCTGTTCGCCCTCGGCATTCCCGTCTTCGCCGCCTTCCTGACCATCAACGTGCTCGGCACGCTGTGGTTGATGGGCACCGCCGGTTTCGGCATGTTCGCCAACAGTGTCTACGACAGCATGACCTCGGAGACGCTGACCACCATCGCGCTGTTCGTGCTGATGGGGGAGCTGCTGTTCCGCTCCGGCTCCATCGATGTGATCTTCGACTCGCTGGATGCCCTGATGGGCCGCATGAAGGGTCGTCTCTATTTCTTCGTCGTCGCCCTCTCGACGCTGTTCGGTGCCCTGTCCGGCTCGGCGCTGGCCGTGACCGCTATGCTCAGCCGCTCGGCGCTGCCGACCATGCAGGAGCGCGGCTATGACGACAGGCTCTCCATCGGCCTGATCCTGGGCGGTGCGAGCCTCGCGCCGATCATCCCGCCGAGTCTGTTGGTGATCATCATCGGTTCGATGGTGGATGTCTCCATCGCACGCCTGCTGATCGCCGGTATCCTGCCCGGCATCCTGCTGGCCGCGCTGTTCATCCTCTATGTGAAGGTGCGCATCACGATGGACCCGCGCCGTGCGCCGCCCGTCGATGAAAGCGGAGGTGGCACGGCCCAGGAAAAGCGCCGCGCCGTGATCAACATGCTGCCGTTCACCATCATCATCTTCGCCGTTCTGGGCCTGATTCTGCTCGGCATCGCCACACCGTCCGAGTCCGCCGCCACCGGCGTGCTGGGCTCACTGCTGGTCGCCGCCTACTACCGCAAGTTCTCCTTCAAGATGGCGGGCGAAGCGGTAATGTCGTCGCTCAAGGTCAGCACCATGATCATCCTGATCCTGGCGTGCTCGAAGCTGTTCTCGCAGCTGTTGAGCTTCACCGGCGCCACCAGCGGGCTGGTGAGCAGCGTGACCGGACTGGATCTCGACCCGGTGTGGATGCTGCTGATCCTGATGCTGATTCCGCTGATCGCCTGCATGTTCATCGACCAGATCGCCTTCATGATGGTGGTGATTCCCATCTACGCGCCGCTGGTCAAGCTGTATGGCTTTGATCCGGTGTGGTTCTGGACGCTGTTCCTGATCAACATCTCGGTGGGCAGTCTGACCCCGCCCTTCGGCTACAATCTGTTCGCGGTGAAAGGCGCCGCCCCGGCGACACCGATGCAGACCATCTACGCCGCCGCCTGGCCGATCGTCATCTGCTTCCTGTTCGCGATGCTGATGCTCTACTGGGCCCCGTGGCTGACGACCTTCCTGCCCAGCCTGATCTGA
- a CDS encoding RraA family protein translates to MYQLNDMPDQVAPELLEQLMQCETATIGHFHTHGFVEPAIASMLPEVRIAGTAVTVSLPPEDGTLLNHLMRLVRPGDVLIVHRQGDRHRACWGGVMTTVASRLGVAGVVIDGMATDALTIRDKQFPVWSRGVASLTTRFAGIGGTLNVPVSIGGVVVNPGDAILADESGVIVMAPEEVTAIASHAIEVQEAEDVLLAKIADGACLPDLTGSSKLIEEVNARS, encoded by the coding sequence ATGTACCAACTCAATGACATGCCAGACCAGGTCGCGCCGGAGCTGCTGGAACAGCTCATGCAGTGCGAGACGGCCACCATCGGCCACTTCCACACCCACGGCTTCGTCGAACCGGCGATTGCCAGCATGCTGCCGGAAGTACGCATCGCCGGTACCGCCGTCACTGTCTCGCTGCCGCCGGAAGATGGCACCCTGCTCAACCACCTGATGCGTCTGGTGCGGCCGGGCGATGTGCTCATCGTCCATCGTCAGGGCGATCGCCACCGCGCCTGCTGGGGCGGCGTGATGACCACGGTCGCCTCACGCCTCGGCGTGGCAGGCGTGGTGATCGACGGCATGGCCACCGATGCACTGACCATTCGCGACAAGCAGTTCCCGGTCTGGAGTCGCGGTGTCGCCTCCCTGACCACCCGCTTCGCCGGAATCGGCGGCACGCTCAACGTCCCGGTCAGCATTGGCGGCGTGGTCGTCAATCCGGGCGATGCCATCCTCGCTGATGAAAGCGGTGTCATCGTCATGGCGCCAGAGGAAGTCACCGCCATCGCCAGCCACGCCATCGAGGTACAAGAAGCGGAAGACGTGCTGCTGGCGAAGATCGCCGACGGCGCCTGCCTGCCGGATCTTACCGGTTCCAGCAAGCTGATCGAGGAAGTGAACGCACGCAGTTGA
- a CDS encoding OsmC family protein, translating into MSRRHQYSVDLEWTGNRGDGTRHYTAYERDFVARVSGKPSIEGSADPAFRGDAGRLNPEDMLVASVSACHKLWYLHLCAEAGIRVMRYHDHAEGTMQEGAPAADGKTQTESQGEAGRFTSIVLRPEITLAAGDDIALAHELHHRAHALCYIANSLNFPVSCEAVIIHE; encoded by the coding sequence ATGTCCAGACGACACCAGTATTCGGTTGATCTCGAGTGGACCGGCAATCGCGGCGATGGCACCCGCCATTACACCGCCTATGAGCGTGATTTCGTGGCCCGTGTCAGTGGCAAGCCGAGTATTGAAGGCTCCGCCGACCCTGCCTTTCGAGGCGACGCTGGTCGCTTGAATCCGGAAGACATGCTGGTGGCCTCCGTCTCGGCCTGCCACAAGCTGTGGTATCTGCACCTGTGTGCCGAGGCCGGCATTCGTGTCATGCGCTATCACGACCACGCCGAGGGCACGATGCAGGAAGGCGCGCCCGCCGCTGATGGCAAGACTCAGACAGAGAGCCAGGGCGAGGCGGGACGTTTCACCTCCATCGTGCTGCGCCCCGAGATCACGCTGGCCGCCGGTGACGATATCGCGCTCGCTCATGAGCTGCACCACAGGGCGCATGCGCTGTGCTACATCGCCAATTCACTGAATTTTCCGGTCAGCTGTGAGGCGGTGATCATCCATGAGTGA
- a CDS encoding dsDNA nuclease domain-containing protein, translating into MNNPLSEAPKKEKSGSQTFSKYNYQYHWAFCRALREYEQNNEFALFIEEHEDVVLANSLNVEEATFEFSQVKEVSYKYTVDRLVKKGAKSPTSVIEKLANNCCGKPYSYKISKVCFVSTGEYSFSLHTNDYRFEEIEYSSLSKEESQKIKNSINSLEEADAFCDKLVFIIPDLPRKGFDEVVIGRISNIISSQSPHYNYNSRSIYDVLIREMNRKGENYFDYSKWADALKNKAITSIQIGDVFHRHVTRAPDDIIADGVKDILEESFQFTALRRTRIRHCFNRYYEKKISNRDPFVASISEEILSFIAVFPGDKDSIALLGDYVYCNLSEASKEFFDTYDDYLAALICEILYRLQYE; encoded by the coding sequence ATGAATAATCCTTTGAGTGAAGCTCCAAAAAAAGAAAAGTCTGGAAGTCAAACTTTTTCTAAATATAATTATCAATATCACTGGGCATTTTGTCGTGCCCTTCGTGAATATGAGCAAAATAACGAATTTGCTCTTTTTATAGAAGAGCATGAAGACGTAGTGTTAGCTAATTCGTTGAATGTTGAAGAAGCCACTTTTGAGTTTAGCCAAGTTAAAGAGGTTTCTTATAAATATACTGTAGATAGGTTGGTAAAGAAGGGGGCTAAATCACCAACTTCGGTAATTGAAAAGCTTGCTAACAATTGCTGTGGTAAGCCATATTCTTATAAAATTTCTAAAGTTTGTTTTGTTTCAACTGGCGAATACAGTTTTAGCTTGCATACTAATGACTATAGATTTGAGGAAATTGAGTATAGCTCGTTAAGCAAAGAAGAATCTCAAAAAATTAAAAATTCTATCAATAGTTTAGAAGAGGCAGATGCTTTTTGTGATAAGTTGGTTTTTATAATTCCAGATCTTCCAAGAAAAGGCTTTGATGAAGTTGTTATTGGGAGGATTAGCAATATTATAAGCAGTCAGTCTCCGCATTACAATTATAACTCTAGGAGTATCTATGATGTATTGATACGTGAAATGAATCGCAAAGGTGAGAATTATTTTGACTACTCGAAATGGGCAGACGCTCTTAAAAATAAAGCTATTACAAGCATTCAAATAGGCGATGTCTTTCATCGCCATGTAACTCGAGCTCCTGATGATATAATTGCTGATGGGGTCAAAGATATACTTGAAGAATCCTTTCAATTCACAGCACTTAGAAGAACAAGGATTCGCCATTGTTTTAATAGGTATTATGAAAAAAAGATAAGTAATAGAGATCCTTTTGTTGCCAGTATATCAGAAGAGATTTTGAGTTTTATCGCAGTATTTCCGGGGGACAAAGACAGTATTGCTCTCCTTGGTGATTACGTATATTGTAACTTGAGCGAAGCTTCTAAGGAGTTTTTCGATACTTATGATGATTACCTGGCTGCTTTAATTTGTGAAATCCTCTATAGGTTACAATATGAATGA
- a CDS encoding sigma-54 interaction domain-containing protein: MSELDRQILKTIIDTAHDHYFLVNADGQVMDVSPGAAAVYGMTREELCAANVHDLEASGVLKPSISLEVLRTGKTLQMMQLTATGRRVVAQAHPVFVAGKLECVVSRSMDLTDIQLLQQEYAVLQQRFTDHLRRNSRGSELGGGSAGESDWGAVGSARSGAEQTTHDAQQQGRALCEQAAREQAECEDAALELGELQVKSPVMREIALLLKRVAPTNATVLMLGESGVGKTAFAHQLHRWSQRADGPFIEVNCGAIPESLFESEMFGYQAGAFTGAGNRGKAGLMEQAEGGTLFLDEIGELPLATQTKLLKVIQDGMITRLGDTTTRRADFRLVVATNQDLAARVEQGQFRLDLYYRINVLPVSLPPLRERREDIPALIEQHLSRLNQRHGRRKLLDATLWPILMRQDWLGNIRELENWLERAWLSAPSDVIDSDSVKTLLNTCSTNNANGLGNSFGFSNDKSNGIGVTESFPTADTLHSDKSLSAPTAEGAVAMPIPKLGPNETLKEGLARIEAQWLREMAAELPSTYAIAKRAGISQPSVVRKLKYISS, from the coding sequence ATGTCAGAGCTCGACCGTCAGATTCTCAAGACCATCATCGACACCGCTCACGATCACTACTTCTTGGTGAATGCGGATGGCCAGGTGATGGATGTCAGCCCCGGCGCTGCGGCGGTATATGGCATGACCCGCGAGGAGTTGTGTGCCGCCAACGTGCATGACCTGGAAGCCAGCGGGGTGCTCAAGCCCTCCATCAGCCTGGAGGTGCTGCGCACGGGGAAAACGCTGCAGATGATGCAGCTCACCGCCACCGGGCGGCGGGTGGTGGCGCAGGCGCATCCGGTTTTCGTCGCGGGCAAGCTTGAGTGCGTGGTCAGCCGCTCGATGGATCTCACCGATATCCAGCTGCTGCAGCAGGAATATGCCGTGCTCCAGCAGCGCTTCACGGATCACCTGCGCCGCAACTCGCGGGGCAGTGAGCTGGGCGGGGGGAGTGCGGGGGAAAGTGATTGGGGGGCGGTGGGGAGTGCGCGCTCCGGTGCCGAGCAGACCACCCATGACGCGCAGCAGCAGGGGCGTGCCCTGTGTGAGCAGGCCGCGCGTGAGCAGGCGGAGTGCGAAGACGCCGCGCTGGAACTGGGCGAGCTACAGGTCAAAAGCCCCGTGATGCGTGAGATAGCGCTGCTGCTCAAGCGGGTCGCGCCCACCAACGCCACGGTACTGATGCTGGGCGAATCCGGGGTCGGCAAGACGGCCTTCGCGCATCAACTGCATCGCTGGAGCCAACGCGCCGACGGCCCCTTCATCGAGGTGAACTGCGGCGCCATCCCCGAGAGCCTGTTCGAGTCCGAGATGTTCGGCTATCAAGCCGGTGCCTTCACCGGCGCGGGCAATCGCGGCAAGGCGGGCCTGATGGAACAGGCCGAAGGCGGCACCCTGTTTCTGGATGAAATCGGTGAGCTGCCGCTCGCCACCCAGACCAAGCTGCTCAAGGTGATTCAGGACGGAATGATCACCCGCCTGGGCGACACCACCACCCGCCGCGCCGACTTCCGACTGGTCGTCGCCACCAATCAAGACCTCGCCGCCCGCGTGGAGCAGGGCCAGTTCCGTCTCGACCTCTACTACCGCATCAATGTGCTCCCCGTCAGCCTGCCGCCGCTGCGCGAACGCCGCGAAGACATTCCCGCCCTGATAGAGCAACACCTCTCCCGCCTCAATCAACGTCACGGTCGCCGCAAACTCCTCGACGCCACCCTATGGCCCATCCTCATGCGTCAGGACTGGCTCGGCAATATTCGCGAACTGGAAAACTGGCTGGAACGCGCCTGGCTCAGCGCCCCCAGTGATGTCATCGACAGCGACTCAGTGAAAACACTGCTCAACACTTGTTCCACGAATAACGCTAATGGACTAGGCAATTCATTTGGCTTCAGTAATGACAAATCTAATGGAATAGGCGTTACTGAAAGTTTTCCCACTGCCGATACCTTACATAGTGACAAATCCCTCTCAGCGCCTACCGCTGAGGGGGCGGTAGCCATGCCAATACCCAAACTCGGCCCCAACGAAACCCTCAAGGAAGGCCTGGCACGCATCGAAGCACAATGGCTACGTGAGATGGCAGCGGAATTGCCCAGTACCTATGCGATTGCCAAGAGGGCAGGGATTAGCCAGCCGTCAGTAGTGAGGAAGTTAAAGTATATAAGCAGCTAA
- the speB gene encoding agmatinase — protein MSEFNQPLGGNDMPRFGGPATMMRLPAQETAEGLDAAFIGIPLDIGTSNRPGARLGPRQIRDESRMLRPYNMATRAAPFDSLQVADIGDVPINTFHLPKSMDIIEKFYDEVLSHDCVPLTLGGDHTVTLPVLRAIAKKHGPVGLIHIDAHADVNDHMFGEPIAHGTPIRRAQEEGLLDSHRVVQIGLRGTGYSADDFDWCRQQGFRVETAEMCWFKSLAPLMAEVRDMMGDRPVYITFDIDGLDPSVAPGTGTVEAGGLTMPQGMEIVRGARGLNIVGGDLMEVSPPYDTSGNTALMGATLLYEMLCVLPGVQQRD, from the coding sequence ATGAGCGAATTCAATCAGCCACTAGGCGGCAACGACATGCCACGTTTCGGCGGGCCGGCCACCATGATGCGCCTGCCGGCTCAGGAAACCGCAGAAGGCCTGGATGCCGCCTTCATCGGCATTCCGCTGGACATCGGTACCTCCAACCGTCCGGGCGCGCGTCTCGGCCCGCGTCAGATCCGTGATGAATCGCGCATGCTGCGCCCCTACAACATGGCCACCCGTGCCGCGCCCTTCGACAGCCTGCAGGTGGCAGACATCGGCGATGTGCCGATCAACACCTTCCACCTGCCCAAGAGCATGGACATCATCGAGAAATTCTACGATGAAGTGCTCAGCCACGATTGCGTGCCGCTCACCCTGGGCGGTGACCACACCGTCACCCTGCCGGTGCTGCGCGCCATCGCCAAGAAGCACGGCCCGGTCGGCCTGATCCACATCGATGCCCACGCCGACGTGAATGACCACATGTTCGGCGAGCCCATCGCCCACGGCACGCCGATTCGTCGCGCCCAGGAAGAAGGCCTGCTCGACAGCCACCGCGTGGTGCAGATCGGCCTGCGTGGCACCGGCTACTCCGCCGATGACTTCGACTGGTGCCGGCAGCAGGGCTTCCGCGTGGAAACCGCCGAGATGTGCTGGTTCAAATCACTCGCCCCGCTGATGGCCGAAGTGCGTGACATGATGGGCGATCGCCCGGTGTACATCACCTTCGACATCGACGGACTGGACCCCTCCGTCGCCCCCGGCACCGGCACCGTGGAAGCCGGCGGCCTGACCATGCCCCAGGGCATGGAAATCGTGCGCGGCGCACGTGGCCTCAATATCGTCGGCGGTGACCTGATGGAAGTCTCCCCGCCCTACGACACCAGCGGCAACACCGCGCTGATGGGCGCGACCCTGCTCTACGAGATGCTCTGCGTACTGCCGGGCGTGCAACAGCGCGACTGA
- a CDS encoding YjiH family protein, with protein MKFLVPSLLGVSFFLVPFSVGDTINIGMGLMADWLKAALGSALPAIAVAVLCLSVILTGFVKLARPNWARQGAAHELFDVAPVWFAMRALGAIFALMTYFQWGPTQVTAAFTGGVMLNDLAPVLLTFFFFAAILLPLLVDFGFMEFIGSLVRRPFRAIFNLPGRSAIDATASWMGSGTVGVLITTQQYEQGFYSKREAAVIATNFSVVSIAFALLVTSFMNINHLFVPFYLTVVIAGLIAAVIVPRLPPLSRKRDDYHEPVGCQISEENQSDCGVLRYSLGMAVARAEHAPGPLKLVKSAGFNVADIFLGLLPVVIAIGTVALMLAEFTPVFTWLSYPMIPLLELLQIPHAAEAAPATLVGFADMFLPAVLAKDIDSELTRFVIACLSLTQLIYMSEIGALLLKSKIPLKLWELVAIFVLRTLITLPIIAGIAHVFVF; from the coding sequence ATGAAATTCCTGGTGCCGTCACTGCTCGGCGTCAGCTTCTTCCTGGTGCCATTCAGTGTCGGCGACACCATCAACATCGGCATGGGCCTGATGGCCGATTGGCTCAAGGCCGCGCTCGGCAGCGCCTTGCCCGCCATCGCCGTCGCGGTGCTATGTCTGTCGGTGATCCTCACCGGCTTCGTCAAGCTCGCCAGGCCGAACTGGGCACGTCAGGGCGCAGCGCACGAGCTGTTCGATGTCGCGCCGGTGTGGTTTGCCATGCGCGCTCTCGGCGCCATCTTCGCGCTGATGACCTACTTCCAGTGGGGGCCGACTCAGGTCACCGCGGCCTTCACCGGCGGTGTGATGCTCAATGATCTCGCGCCGGTACTGCTGACGTTCTTCTTCTTCGCGGCCATTCTGCTGCCGCTGCTGGTCGACTTCGGCTTCATGGAATTCATCGGCAGCCTGGTGCGCCGTCCGTTCCGCGCCATCTTCAATCTGCCCGGGCGCAGCGCCATCGATGCTACCGCCTCATGGATGGGCTCCGGCACCGTCGGCGTGCTGATCACCACCCAGCAGTACGAGCAGGGCTTCTACAGCAAGCGCGAAGCGGCGGTGATCGCCACCAACTTCTCGGTGGTCTCGATTGCCTTCGCGTTGCTGGTCACCAGCTTCATGAACATCAATCACCTGTTCGTGCCCTTCTATCTGACCGTCGTCATCGCAGGGCTGATCGCCGCCGTCATCGTGCCGCGTCTGCCGCCGCTGTCGCGCAAGCGAGATGACTACCACGAGCCGGTCGGCTGCCAGATCAGTGAAGAGAACCAGAGTGACTGTGGCGTGCTGCGTTACTCACTCGGCATGGCGGTCGCGCGCGCCGAGCATGCCCCGGGCCCGCTCAAGCTGGTGAAATCGGCCGGTTTCAACGTGGCGGACATCTTCCTTGGTCTGCTGCCGGTGGTGATCGCCATCGGGACCGTGGCGCTGATGCTGGCCGAGTTCACGCCGGTGTTCACCTGGCTGTCCTACCCGATGATTCCGCTGCTGGAACTGCTGCAGATTCCCCACGCGGCAGAGGCAGCCCCGGCGACGCTGGTCGGCTTTGCCGACATGTTCCTGCCGGCGGTGCTGGCCAAGGACATCGACAGCGAACTGACCCGCTTCGTGATCGCCTGCCTGTCCCTGACCCAGTTGATCTACATGTCCGAGATCGGTGCCCTGCTGCTCAAGTCGAAGATTCCGCTCAAGCTGTGGGAGCTGGTGGCCATCTTCGTGCTGCGCACACTGATCACCCTGCCGATCATCGCCGGTATCGCTCACGTCTTCGTGTTCTGA
- a CDS encoding 5-guanidino-2-oxopentanoate decarboxylase, producing MTCAELLIRLLRDTYGVDTVFGIPGVHTVELYRGLEPDADPAARSIRHVTPRHEQGAGFMADGYARSTGMPGVCFIITGPGMTNITTAMGQALADSIPMLVISSVNRTDTLGRGQGRLHELPSQQQLVSGVARFSHTLLDPSALPEVLARAFALFEGARPGPVHIEIPIDLFNAEIAPPAGRTPHDVTRPRIGRLAPDPTLIDEAVALLTGAERPLVLLGGGCVAAPDAARQLVEAMDAPTVTTINAKGLLGSAHPLDLGANAALPAVRELARDADVVLAIGTELGETDYDVVFDDGFVIGGELIRIDIDPEQLARNHAAALGIVADAGLALEILASRLTDPEGSPQGTGRGAQITAATLEALALPTDPAFAPYVPLFDTLQQALPEAIWVGDSCATVYAANHLLSQPAPRRYFNASTGYGTLGYGLPAAMGATLGRPDLPVIALVGDGGIMFTLSELACAVEEQLPVVIVLWHNQGYEEIRRFMDNAGVTRLGVDIQAPDFQLLARGFGCAAVAIDSPQALQVALDERDASAPLLVEIDAAGWQRSIAQ from the coding sequence ATGACCTGTGCTGAACTCCTCATCCGACTGCTGCGTGATACCTACGGCGTCGATACCGTCTTCGGGATTCCCGGCGTGCATACCGTCGAGCTCTACCGGGGCCTGGAGCCGGATGCCGACCCCGCCGCGCGCAGCATTCGCCACGTCACCCCACGCCATGAACAGGGCGCCGGCTTCATGGCCGATGGCTATGCCCGCAGCACCGGCATGCCCGGGGTGTGCTTCATCATCACCGGCCCGGGGATGACCAACATCACCACCGCGATGGGACAGGCGCTGGCCGACTCCATCCCGATGCTGGTGATCTCCAGCGTCAATCGCACCGACACCCTCGGCCGGGGCCAGGGGCGTTTGCATGAGCTGCCCAGCCAGCAGCAGCTGGTCTCGGGCGTGGCGCGCTTCAGCCATACCCTGCTCGACCCGTCCGCGTTGCCGGAAGTATTGGCCCGCGCCTTTGCGCTGTTCGAGGGCGCCCGCCCCGGCCCCGTGCATATCGAGATTCCCATCGACCTGTTCAATGCCGAGATCGCACCGCCCGCCGGTCGCACCCCCCATGACGTCACGCGCCCGCGCATCGGCCGCCTCGCGCCAGACCCGACGCTGATCGACGAGGCCGTGGCCCTTCTGACAGGCGCCGAGCGCCCGCTGGTACTGCTGGGCGGTGGCTGTGTCGCCGCACCCGATGCCGCGCGTCAGCTGGTAGAGGCGATGGATGCCCCCACCGTCACCACCATCAATGCCAAGGGGCTTCTCGGCAGCGCCCACCCGCTGGATCTCGGCGCCAATGCCGCACTGCCTGCGGTACGCGAACTGGCGCGCGACGCCGATGTGGTGCTGGCGATCGGCACCGAGCTTGGCGAGACCGATTACGACGTGGTGTTCGATGATGGCTTCGTGATCGGCGGCGAGTTGATTCGCATCGACATCGACCCCGAACAGCTGGCGCGCAATCATGCCGCCGCACTGGGTATCGTCGCCGATGCCGGCCTGGCGCTTGAGATTCTCGCCAGTCGGCTGACTGACCCCGAGGGCAGCCCGCAAGGCACAGGTCGCGGCGCGCAGATCACCGCCGCCACGCTGGAAGCCCTCGCGCTACCGACCGACCCGGCCTTCGCGCCCTACGTGCCGCTGTTCGACACCCTGCAGCAAGCGCTGCCGGAGGCAATCTGGGTCGGCGATTCCTGCGCGACGGTCTACGCCGCCAATCATCTGCTCAGCCAGCCGGCGCCACGCCGCTACTTCAATGCCTCCACCGGCTACGGCACGCTTGGCTACGGCCTGCCCGCAGCGATGGGCGCGACACTCGGCCGCCCGGACCTGCCGGTGATCGCGCTGGTCGGCGATGGCGGCATCATGTTCACGCTGTCGGAACTCGCCTGCGCGGTAGAAGAACAGCTGCCGGTCGTCATCGTGCTGTGGCACAACCAGGGCTATGAGGAGATTCGCCGCTTCATGGACAACGCCGGCGTCACGCGCCTGGGCGTCGACATCCAGGCCCCCGACTTCCAGCTGCTGGCCCGCGGCTTCGGCTGTGCCGCCGTCGCCATCGATTCCCCCCAGGCACTGCAGGTCGCCTTGGACGAGCGCGACGCTAGCGCCCCGCTGCTGGTGGAAATCGACGCGGCCGGGTGGCAGCGCTCAATCGCACAGTGA
- a CDS encoding aldehyde dehydrogenase family protein, with the protein MHKLDHQFINNAWVKSHGERRLAVTNPFEETVIAEVTAGDARDVQAAVTAAANAFEGWQALSGAERAVYLEAFAEGLTSRREALVEMSCRNNGKIRAEAEIDLDDAIGCYRYYAAQARALDARQGAVVAHDVEGYAAHSYQEPAGVVGLITPWNFPLVTSAWKVAPALAAGCTLVIKPSEVTPLPEQVMAEIALEAGLPAGVFNLLHGDGEGIGAPLTRHPRIDKISFTGSNVVGEKVMQAAACGTRGVSLELGGKSAIIVLDDADVDDAADWVMAGIYFNAGQICSATSRLLVHEAIADDLHTALASRIDALVLGDPLDAATQMGPMTSARQRDTVLNYLNVAREEGLTALRDDTYRSLPAKGYFVAPTLYTDVPVESRLWREEIFGPVLCSSRVADEAEAIRLANDSDFGLVATVVSGDARRAQQVGRRLRAGVVWYNSEQLPLVQASWGGFKRSGIGRELGPWGLAGYLEVKHIIGPVLD; encoded by the coding sequence ATGCACAAGCTCGATCATCAGTTCATCAACAACGCGTGGGTCAAGTCCCACGGCGAGCGTCGTCTGGCGGTCACCAATCCCTTCGAGGAAACCGTCATCGCCGAGGTGACGGCGGGTGACGCGCGTGATGTACAGGCTGCCGTCACGGCGGCTGCCAATGCCTTCGAGGGCTGGCAGGCACTGAGTGGCGCCGAGCGTGCCGTCTATCTGGAGGCCTTCGCCGAGGGGCTGACATCTCGCCGGGAAGCGCTGGTGGAGATGTCGTGCCGCAACAACGGCAAGATTCGCGCCGAGGCCGAGATCGATCTCGATGACGCCATCGGCTGCTACCGCTACTACGCCGCCCAGGCACGCGCGCTGGATGCGCGTCAGGGCGCGGTGGTAGCGCATGATGTCGAAGGCTATGCGGCGCACAGCTATCAGGAGCCGGCCGGCGTGGTGGGACTGATCACGCCGTGGAACTTCCCGCTGGTCACCAGCGCCTGGAAGGTCGCGCCGGCGCTCGCCGCGGGCTGCACCCTGGTGATCAAGCCGTCTGAAGTGACACCGCTGCCGGAGCAGGTGATGGCGGAGATCGCGCTGGAAGCCGGTCTGCCGGCAGGCGTGTTCAACCTGCTGCACGGCGATGGCGAGGGCATCGGCGCGCCGCTGACGCGTCATCCGCGCATCGACAAGATTTCCTTCACCGGCAGCAATGTGGTCGGCGAGAAGGTCATGCAGGCCGCGGCCTGCGGCACGCGCGGCGTCTCCTTGGAGCTTGGCGGCAAGTCAGCGATCATCGTGCTCGACGATGCCGACGTCGACGACGCTGCCGACTGGGTGATGGCGGGCATCTACTTCAATGCCGGGCAGATCTGCTCCGCCACCTCGCGGCTGCTGGTGCATGAGGCCATCGCCGATGACCTGCACACCGCCCTGGCCAGTCGTATCGATGCCCTGGTGCTGGGTGACCCGCTGGACGCCGCGACCCAGATGGGACCGATGACCAGCGCGCGTCAACGTGACACCGTGCTCAATTATCTCAATGTGGCGCGCGAGGAAGGTCTGACGGCGCTGCGTGATGATACCTATCGCAGCCTGCCGGCCAAGGGCTACTTCGTGGCGCCGACGCTTTACACCGATGTCCCGGTGGAAAGCCGTCTATGGCGTGAGGAGATCTTCGGGCCGGTGCTGTGCTCAAGTCGCGTGGCGGATGAGGCCGAGGCGATTCGCCTCGCCAACGACAGCGATTTCGGGCTGGTGGCCACGGTGGTCAGTGGTGATGCCAGGCGCGCCCAGCAGGTCGGCCGTCGTCTGCGCGCAGGCGTAGTGTGGTACAACAGCGAGCAGCTGCCGCTGGTACAGGCCAGCTGGGGTGGCTTCAAGCGTAGCGGCATCGGCCGTGAGCTGGGCCCGTGGGGCCTGGCGGGCTATCTGGAGGTCAAGCACATCATTGGGCCGGTACTTGACTGA